The Schistosoma mansoni, WGS project CABG00000000 data, supercontig 0269, strain Puerto Rico, whole genome shotgun sequence genome includes a region encoding these proteins:
- a CDS encoding protein phosphatase pp2a regulatory subunit B,putative: WYFNQIKGTCEDVNEADIISCVEYDKTGDFLATGDHGGRIVVFKRENEDKLQKCISHNVYCTFVSHEPEFDYLKSLEIEEKINKIRWLPRTNHAQFLLSTNDKTIKLWRITERCRRVANSSCISSDYFVHNNTTSSTNTTDNDDDNLVLNDKNNSSVSLNKIYQKTDLRVPYYEDIDPVMDTHPKRIFANAHTYLINSLSVNSDQETFLSADDLRINLWNLEITNQSFNIVDLKPVNMEDLSEVITAAQFHPSACSLFIYSSSKGTIRLCDMRQRALCDEHALSFEEVDDPMSRCFFSEIINNISDLNFSHSGRYILSRDYLTLKVWDLNMPRRPVETYLVHDYFRTKLCALYENDCIFDKFECQWSPNDDMVVTGSYNNYFRVFERGTSNDLLMEASREAMENSICGKLKPCQVISDGTIGGSSASSSGAFARSWSEGKVNVECMDLTRKLLHLSWHSSEYTLALAGTSSLYLLDYYPNSPCHYSLRFG; the protein is encoded by the exons TGGTATTTCAACCAAATCAAGGGGACCTGTGAAGATGTCAATGAAG CTGATATTATATCTTGTGTTGAATATGATAAAACCGGCGACTTTTTAGCAACCGGTGACCATGGCGGTCGAATTGTGGTTTTTAAACGAGAAAATGAA GATAAACTTCAAAAATGCATTAGTCACAATGTGTATTGTACATTTGTCAGTCATGAACCGGAATTCGACTATCTTAAATCACTGGAAATCGaagaaaaaatcaataaaatacgaTGGTTACCACGTACTAATCATGCACAATTTCTGCTTTCTACAAATG ACAAAACGATTAAACTTTGGCGCATTACTGAACGGTGTCGACGTGTTGCCAATAGTAGTTGTATATCCTCTGATTACTTCGTACACAATAATACTACTAGTAGCACTAATACTaccgataatgatgatgataatcttGTATTGAATGATAAGAATAACTCATCTGTTTCactgaataaaatttatcagaAAACTGATCTACGTGTACCATATTATGAAGATATTGACCCTGTCATGGATACACATCCTAAACGAATATTTGCTAATGCACATACTTATCTTATCAATTCATTATCAGTCAATTCCGATCAAGAGACATTTCTCTCAGCAGATGATTTAAGAATTAATTTATGGAATTTAGAAATTACCAACCAATCATTCA atattgTTGATTTAAAACCTGTGAATATGGAAGATTTGTCTGAAGTGATAACAGCTGCGCAATTTCATCCATCAGCgtgttcattatttatttacagcAGCAGTAAAGGTACCATACGTTTATGTGATATGCGTCAACGTGCACTGTGCGATGAACATGCATTAT CATTTGAAGAAGTTGACGATCCAATGAGTCGGTGTTTTTTCTCTGAAATTATTAACAATATATCCGATTTAAATTTTAGTCATTCTGGTCGTTATATTTTAAGTCGAGATTACTTAACATTGAAAG TTTGGGATTTAAATATGCCTCGTCGACCAGTTGAAACTTATCTCGTTCACGATTATTTCCGTACAAAACTATGTGCACTCTATGAAAATGATTGTATATTTGATAAATTCGAATGTCAGTGGTCACCAAACGATGA TATGGTTGTCACCGGttcatataataattattttcgtGTTTTTGAACGTGGTACCTCGAACGATCTACTAATGGAAGCATCACGTGAAGCTATGGAAAATAGTATATGCGGTAAACTAAAACCATGTCAAGTGATATCTGATGGAACTATCGGAGGTAGCAGTGCCAGTAGTAGTGGTGCTTTCGCCCGATCCTGGTCTGAGGGTAAAGTCAATGTAGAATGTATGGATTTAACACGTAAACTGCTTCATTTGTCATGGCACTCAAGTGAATATACTCTAGCGTTGGCTGGTACCAGTAGTCTTTACTTACTTGACTACTACCCTAATAGTC CTTGTCATTATTCGCTTCGATTTGGTTGA